GTGGGCAACTTCGGGTTCGACCTCATGGGCGGCGCTCCGCTGCGCTACACCACGCTCACCCGCGTCGACCCGGACGGGAGCGTCGCCGTCGCCGCCGAGGACCTCGGGTTCCCCAACGGCATGGTGATCCTGCCCGGCGGTGTGCTGGTCGTCGCCGAGACCTTCGCCGGGCGGCTGACCGCCTTCGACATCGGCGAGGACGGCGAACTGAGCGGGCGGCGCGTGTGGGCGCAGTTCGGGCAGACCCCGCAGACCGACGACGTCGAAGCAGCGGTGCAGCGCCTCGAAGTGGCCCCCGACGGCATCTGCGCCGACGCCGAAGGCGCGATCTGGGTGGCCGACGCCGTCCACAACCGCGTCATCCGGGTTCAGGAGGGCGGCCGGATCCTCGACGAGATCGACGCCGGCACCGGAGTCTTCGCCTGCATGCTCGGCGGCGGCGACGGACGGACGCTGTTCCTTTGCGCGGCACCGTCCTTCGCCGAGCACGAACGCCGTCCGGTCCGGGAGGCCCAGCTTCTCGCGGTCGGAGTCGAGGTCCCGCACGCCGGGCTGCCCTGAGCCGATCGCCGAGTGGAATGGAGGGCCCCATGGAGGTTTCCTGCGCTTTCCCGACCGCACTGGATTCACCGGACAACATAGTCATGGCCGAAGAACTGGGCTACCGGCGGGCGTGGGTCTACGACACCCCTCAGCAGAGCCCCGACGTGTGGATGACCCTCGCGCTGGCCGCCGAGCGGACCGAGCGGATCGGGCTCGCCCCCGGCGTGCTGGTGCCCAGCCTGCGGCACCCGATGGTCAACGCCGCGGCGACCGCCACCCTCGCCGCGCTGGCGCCCGGCCGCGTCGCGGTTTCCTTCGGCACCGGGTTCACCGGCCGCCGCGCCATGGGGTACCGCGCGATCACCTGGTCCTACATGGAGTCCTACATCCGGGCCTATCGCGGTCTCCTGCAGGGCCGGGTCGTCGAATGGGAAGGGGCGCAGATGCAGATGCTGCACCCCGGCGGGCACGCTCCCACTCGGCCGGTCGACGTCCCGATCCTGATCGGGGCGCTGGGGCCGAAGGGGCACCGGGTGGCCAAGGAACTCGGCGACGGGCTGTACGTCACGTTGCAGCTGCCCGAATTCGCGAGCGAGTACTCGTGGGTGCCCTACCTCGTGTGGGGCACGGTGTTCGACGAGGGAGAGCGCACCGACACCGAGCACGCACGCCAGGCCGCCGGGCCCGGCTGGGCGCTGGCTTACCACGGCGCGTACGAGTTCGGCGGCGCGTCCGCCGTGCGCGCACTCCCGGGCGGCCCGGAGTGGTTGGACGTGGTGGAGCGGACACCGCCGGAGCGGCGGCACCTCGCGGTCCACTCCGGACACTGCGTGGAGCTGGGGGAGGCCGACCAGGCGGCGTGGAAAGCCGGCGGCCACACGATGGTGCCGGACGTGACGATGAGCGGGACGCCCGCCCGGATCCGGCAGCGGCTGGCCGAGGCCGCCGCCCGGGGAGTCACCGAGATCGTGTTCCAGCCCTGCGGGCCCGACATCCGGGCCGAGCTCGAGAGGTTCCTCGACGCCGCGACCACCTGACGCGGCCCGGGCGGGACTCGCGTCCGGTCAGCTCCGGGCGCCGGTTCCCCGGACGGGCCGGACGATCCTGACCACCACGGCGAGCGCCAGCGCCGCGCCGCCGACGGCGAGCAACGCGGGGGAAAGCCCGCCGGCCGCCCCGGTCAGGGCGAGCACGAGCAGCGGGCCGGCGAACTGGCCGATGAACAGGGCCGAGGTCCAGATCCCGGTGCCGCGGCCGCGCTGGGCGAAGGTCAGCTCGCCCAGCGCCCAGGTGAGCAGGGCGGGCAGCATCAGCCCGTTGCCGAGGCCGGTCACGACCGCGCCGAGCACCACCACGGGCACCGAGGGAGCCAGGGCGAGGCCGAGGATGCCGAGTCCGCACAGGACGAACGCCGCCGGGATCGTGCCGGCCGGGCCCAGCCGGCTGACGCGGGGGAACAGGGCGGCCGCGACGGCGGTCGCCAGCGAACCGACGGCACTGACCAGCCCGATCGTGGCGGTCGAGGTGACGCCGATGCCGTCGAGCACATAGGACAGTTCGACGATGAGAACGTAGAAGACGAGCCCGCCGGCGAGGGTGACGGCGACCGGGACCAGCAGCCCCCGCCACGGCAGCGGCGGGAGCTTCTCCCGGGTCCGCTGCGGGGGCTGCCAGACCACCCGGGCCGCGGCGAACGCGAGCGGCAGGCTGACCGCGTAGAGCCAGAACGGCGTGCGCCAGCCCCACGAGCCGAGCAGGCCGCCGACGGCGAAGAAGACGGTTGCGGCGACGGTGGTGCAGACGGTCTGCAGGCCGAAGTACCGCTCCCGCCGCGGCCCCTGGAAGTAGTCGGCGAGCAGGGTCGTGCAGCAGGTCATGATCGCGGCCTCGGTGAGGCCGACGAGGACCCGGCCGGCGACGATCAGCGGCAGGGACGACAGCCACAGCGGTGCGGTGCCGACGAACGCGTACACCACGAGTGCGCCCACCAGCAGCCGTTTGCGGCCGAGCCGGTCGACGATGCGGCCGGTGATCGACGCGGTCAGCCCGATGACCAGGGCCGGCACGGTCAGCACCGTCGGGGTGAGGGTGGCGACGCCCGGCGTCCCGGCGAAGGCGTCCTGGATGCGGGGCAGCACCGGCGCGAGCAGCACGGCGCCGAGCACGGACAGGCAGCTGGCGAGGAGCAGCACGGCGGCCTGGGCGGGCCCCGCCGGCCGCCCCGTCGCGGGGTCGGCGGCGAGCGGGGGAGCGGAGACGGACTGATCGGACACGGGCAGCTCCGGGAAGGCACCGAGCCGGTCCTCGGCGACCGGCGTGTGCGTCGAAGTGTCGGCGCCGCACGCCGGTGAGCGGAAATCACTTCTGCCGAAGCGGCTCATCCACGCCGTCGATGCCGGTCACGGCGGCCGCCGCGCGCAGGACGACGTCCCGCAGGTAGCGGTGCTCGGGGTCGTCCTCGTACATCGGGTGCCACCACATCGCCTCGACGAGCGGGGCGGCCTCGAACGGGCACGGCAGGGCCCGCACCCCGAGTTCGGCGGGAACCCGATCGGCCATCCGCCGCTGGAGCAGCGCCACGCGGTTCGTGCCGGCGACGAGCCCGGGCACCGTCAGGAACGTCTCCGTGACCACCTGCACGTGCGGCTCGATCCCGAGCATCCGCATCTGCCGCGCGGCCGGCGTGGACGCGGTGGGCCCGTGGTAGGTCACCACCCACGGCATCGTCTCCAGCTGACCGACCGTCAGCGACTCCCCGACGGCCGTGTTGCCCGCCGCGACCAGGCACACCCACTCGTCCCGGTAGAGGTCCTGGTGTGGCAGGTCGTCGACGAACCCGTGCGGGATCACCAGCAGGTCGGTGTGGACGAGCTCGTGGACGGCCGCGTCGACCATCTTCGGCGTGTTCGCGGGGAACCGCAGCCGGGTGCCCGGCGCCTCCTCGGCGAGCCGGGCCGCGATGCCGGGGCCGAGGACGGCCACGCCGTAGTCGCTCATCAGCATCGAGAACTCCCGCGTGGACGACGCGGGGTCGAAGTCGGGTTCCGCCGCGAAGACCCGTTCGGCGCCGGACAGTGCGACCCGCACGCGTTCCTTGAGCTGCACGGCCAGCGGCGTGAGCCGGTACTGGTTCCCCGCCCTGGCGAGCAGGTCGTCGTGGAAGTGCCGGCGCAACCGCCCGAGCTGCGCCGAAACCGCGGGCTGGCTGAGCCCCATCCGCTCGGCCGCGCGCGTCACGCTGCGCTCCTGCAGCAGGGCGTCCAGCGCCACCAGCAGGTTCAGGTCGAGCCGTGCGAGGTTCACAGCCGACCACGGTATCAACGCGGCTGATGATCAGCAGTGCCGTTTTCGCCTTCCTCGATACCGATCTCGAGAGCGCGACGGAGGTCCCGGTGTCCGGTGTCGTTCGGCCCTGCCGGGGACAGGACGGGTTCGTCACGGTGAGAACCGGGCGACCAGGACGGGCAGCGTTCAGGGCTGTCCACGGTCACCTTCACGGCTGTCAGGTGAGGAGACCGAACGTGAGTACCGACGATTCCGGCACGCCTCGGATCATCCAGGGCGGCATGGGGGTGGCGATCTCGTCCTGGCCGCTGGCCAGGGCGGTGTCCCGGACCGGCCAGCTGGGGGTCGTGTCGGGCACGGCTCTCGAGATCGTGTGCGCGCGCCGGCTGCAGCAAGGCGATCCCGGCGGCCACGTCCGCCGTGCGCTGGAGCGGTTCCCGCTGCCGGGAGCCGCCGAGCGGATCCTGCGCACCTTCTACGTGCCGGCCGGCAAGGCCCCGGCGGCCGGGTACCGCCCGGTGCCGCGGTTCACCCTGAACCCGGCGAACGCGCTGCGGGAGCTGACCGTCGCGGCGAACTTCGTCGAGGTGTTCCTGGCCAAGGAGAACCACGACGGGCTGATCGGGATCAACTACCTGCGCAAGATCGAACTGCCGATCCCGTTCGCCTGCTACGGCGCGATGCTCGCGGGGGTCGACCACGTGCTGATGGGGGCCGGCAACCCCGCCGACCTGCCCCTGATCCTGAGCCGCCTGGCCCGCCACGAGCCGGTCTCGCTGCCGGTCCGGGTCCAGGGCGCCACCTCGGCCGACGGTGACTTCGCCGTCCACTTCGACCCGCGTGACCTGGCCATCGAAGACCGGCCGGAACTGCGCCGGCCCCGCTTCGACGCGATCGTGGCCTCGGTCGACCTCGCCACCGGGCTGGCCGGCGATCCCGCCACCCGGCCGGACGGATTCGTGGTCGAGGGCTACACCGCCGGCGGTCACAACGCGCCGCCCCGCGGACCACGTCGACTCGACGAGTTGGGGCAACCGCGCTACGACGACCGGGACGTCGTGGAGCCGCGGGAGATGGCCGGCATCGGCCTGCCGTTCTGGATGGCGGGTTCGTACGGCACTCCGGCCGGCCTCGCCCGTGCGGTGGCCGGCGGCGCGGCCGGTGTGCAGGTCGGCACCGCGTTCGCCCTGTGCCGTGAGTCGGGCATGGACGACGACTACAAGTACCGCCTGCTCGAGCAGGCGGCCCGGGGACAGGTCGACGTCCGCACCGACGGCCGCGATTCACCGACCGGTTTCCCGTTCAAGGTCGCGCAGTTGGCGGGCACCCTCTCCGACGAGCAGGTCTATGCCGACCGGCAGCGTGTCTGCGATCTCGGCGTGCTGCGTTCCGCCTACCGCAAGCCCGACGGCACGATCGGCTACCGGTGCCCGTCCGAACCGACGGCGGTCTACGAACGCCACGGCGGACGACTGGCGAACACCGTCGGCCGGCGCTGCCTGTGCAACGCGCTGCTGGCCACCGCCGGCTTCGCCCAGCAACGTCCCGGTGGCTACCGCGAGCCCGCGATCGTCACGACGGGCGTCGACTACACGGCGGTTCGAGACCTCCTCGCCCGCGTGCCCGCCGGCGAACGCACCTACACCGCCCAGGACGTCGTCACCTACCTGCTCGGCGACTGAGCGCGCGGCTCATGCGGTGATCGGGGCCGCGCCCGGCCCGACCACCGTCAGCCGAACGCGACCCCGAGTCAGTGTCCACAGTGGCCGTCCGATGAGGACAGCGCTCAGTCGGTGATGTACCACTTGCCGTCGCGGAGTTCCAGGACGGCGTCGCCCAGGTCGCTTTCGGTGAACTTGACGGCGGCCCGGACCGCCTTGGCGGGGATCTCGACCTTCGTCGGGCCCTCGGTGACGCGACCCCGGTCCACGGTCGCGCTCAGCAGTGCTTTCCGCTCCCCGGCGGAGAACATCCGGAACGAGATCGGGAGTGTCTTCTCGCACGGCCCGAAGCCTTCGTCTTCCGCCTTCTTGGCGGCGGGCGCGGCGATCTCGCAGGCCGTCGTGACGTCTTCTTCGCCCACCGCGTGCAGATAGGTCTCGTACCGTTCGACCGCCCCGGCGGCCTGCTTCACCGGGGTGGACCGGGGCGTGGCCGGGGGTTGCTCTGTCGTCGTGGGGGACGGCGACGGCGCGGCGGAGGTCGGTGCCGCGGCGGTGCTCGACGACGCCGGTGCCGCCGCGTCGCTTCCCCCACCCGAACAGCCGGCGATCAGCAGGACCGCGCCCGTGGCCAGGAACGGTAGTGCGCGAGCGGACATGGAACACCCTTCGATCGGGAAACGGCCGCAGCATAAGCGACGGCGAGCGGGGCGGTGGACCGAACCGCGGACCCCGGGCCGGATTGGCCGGAACCGGCCACTGTCCGCGAATCGGCCACTCCACATTTGTCCACAGTGGCCTGATGTGACGTCGTGAACAGGAAACAGTGACACTTTTGTGTGAACTGCTACGCGCATGGTCGCCCCTCCGTTAAGGTGCAGCCCGTGGTCCCGATCGGGGCGAAAACCACTCGGGGGAAGGTGCAGGCGAATGCGGCGAACTCTGGTCATCGTGACGTGCCTGGCGGTCACGGCCGCCGGCTGCGGCGGGACCGACGGCCATCCGATGCCGGCGTCGAGCGGAACGGGGTCCGCCGCGCAGCCGCCGACGTCCGCCGAGCCCGCGGCCGAGACCGCCGACCCGCCCACGGCCTTCGACGCCGGCGCCGCCGTCGCACTGCCCGACGGTGCGTTGCGCGCCAACGCAGCCGGGAACGTCACCTCGACGTTCCTCACCTTGCGCGACCGCACCGGCTACGTCGTCACCCCCACCTCGATGAACGCGGTGGACGTGCTGACCGGCAAGCAGAAGTGGACCGTCCCGGTCGAGCGTCAACCCGGCGACCCGAACAACCAGAGCGGGCCGTTCGTCAACACCACCGGGCCGCGCCCGCCGGCCGTCGCCGGCGGGCTCGCCGTCGCCGCCGTCCCGGTCGTCATCCCGGAAAAGGGCACCACCCCGGCCGCCATCGCGCTGTCGGTGGTCGCCGCCGACCCGGAGAAGGGCACCAAGACCTGGCAGGCCGACATCCAGGTGTCCGACAGCCAGTACGCCGACGCCGGCAACGCCGTCACCCAGGTCGTCGCCGTCACCGGCAAGGCCGTCATCGCCCGCTACAGCCGCCAGGACGAGGAACACGTGACGGTCGCGCTCGACCCCGCGAGCGGCCGGACCCTCTGGGAGCGCAAGGACTACGACGCCGGCAGCGTCCACGGCGACATCCTCGTCGGCACCGACTACAACGTGGCCGAGAACTCCTCGATGACCCAGGCCACCGCCCTCGACCTGGTCACCGGACAGCAGAAATGGGTCGGTGCCGCGAAGTCCTCCGGCCTCACCCTGATCCCCGCCGACCCGGCGCTGGTCGTGCTCACCCGGACCGACTACGGCAGCGGTGACTCGTCCCTGCTGTTCCTCGACCCCGCCACCGGCGCGGAGAAGCTGAAGCTCGAGGGCGAGAAGGAGTTCGGCAGCCTGCCCTACGGCGACTGCTTCTACGACGAGCAGTCCGTGCTCGTGTGCCAGTCGAGCGGCGTGCTGACCGGCTACGACGCCAAGACCGCCGGGAAACTCTGGGCCCTGCCCGACCAGGCGAGCAACCGGGTGGCCCCCGTCCTCACCGCCGTGTGGCACGGCGCCCTCTACGGCGTCACCCAAGGGGGCCGGCCGATCGTGCTGGACGCCAAGACGGGCAAGGACCTGTCGGTGGACGACGTCGGTGCGGCCCCGGTCCTGGTCAGCAAGTACGCCGGGATCACCGTCGACAAGCAGCGCGGCATGCCCGTGGCGTACCCGGTCAAGAAGTGATCGAACGCCGAGCGGGGGGTGTGCTTCGCCCGCGACGGCGAGACCGCGGCGCCGGCCGCGCCGGCTCGTTCGGATCCACAGCCCGAAGACGAAAGTCACGACTCCGGAGGTCCTCCGCGAGACACGGCGAGGGGAAAGCAGCGGGGATGAACGACACCTGGCACGTGCCCGGGTACGCCGAAGTGGACGTGCTCGGCACCGGCGGATTCGGGCGGGTCGTGCTGGCCAAGCACGAGGCCTCGGGGAAGATGGCGGCGATCAAGTACCTGCGCGCCGACTTCCTCGGCGACGCGCGGATCGTGGACGGCTTCCGGCGGGAGGCGTGGCTGCTGTCCGGCGTGCGGAGCCGGCACGTGGTCCGGCTTTTCGACTTCGTCGAGACGCCGCAGGGTGCCGCGCTGGTCATGGAGGCGGTGCCCGGCGTGTCGCTGCGCGCGTTGCTGGTGGCGGAGAACGTCCTGGCACCCGAGGCGGCGCTGGCGATCCTGAAGGGCTCACTGCTCGGCCTCGCCGACGCGCACGCGGTCGGCGTGGTCCACCGGGACTACAAGCCGGGGAACGTGCTGGTGTCGCGGGAGGGCGAGTCGAAGCTGGTCGACTTCGGACTGGCCACTTTGGACGGACACAACGGACTGACCGCCGGTTCCCCGGCCTACATGGCGCCGGAGCAGTGGGCCGGGCGGCCCGGCCTGCCCGCCACCGACGTGTACGCGGCCACGTGCGTGTTCTACCAGTGCATCACCGGGCACCGGCCGTTCGAGGCGGACACGAGCGAGCAGCTGCGCGCCCTGCACGGGGCGGCGCCGGTGCCGCTGGAAGTGGTGCCCGAGGCGCTGCGCCCGCTGATTGCGCGGGGCATGGCGAAGGACCCGGCGTGGCGGCCGGCGACGGCGGACGCCTTCGTGGCCGAACTGGAAGCCGTCGCCCGCGAGGCCTACGGGAAGAACTGGGAGAAGCGCGGCTGGAAGCGGCTGGCCACCTCGGCCGCGGCGCTGACGGCGCTGACCCCGCTGGCGCTCCTGACGGCCGCCGGCACCGCGGCCGCGCCGGTCGCGGCGGCCGGCGCCGGGGCCGGCGTGACGGCCGCGGGCACCGGGACGGGGGTGACCGCGGCGATGGTGGGCAAGGTCGCCGCCGCGGTCGCGATCGCCGGCGGGCTGGTCGCCGGCGGGCTGGTGGTCTTCCAGGGCGGGGACGACCCGCCCGCCCCGCCCGCGGCGCTGTCGGTCGCCGTGCAGACCCTGTCCGGACGGGACCAGGCGCTGCCGGTCAGCTACGAACTCCAGTACCCGCAGGTCTCCGGCGGTCCGGACGCGGCGGTCCGGCAGCGGATCAACGACGCGCTGCGGGCGCCGGTCGACAAACGGCTGAAGTCGGTGCGGGACACGGTCGCCGACCCGAGCACGCTCGAGCAGATCCGGCAGGAGGGCGAAACACCCGCGATGCACACGTCCGCACGGGTCCTGCTGCAGACGCCGCGTCTGCTTTCCGTGCGGTACGAGCACGGCCTCGACTCGGACGTGCTGGGGCACACCACCTGGCGGTTCCCCGAAGCGCTCTCCGTCGACCTCACCACGGGGCAGGTGCTGGGCCCCGCCGACGTGTTCCGGCCCGAGGTCCTGACGGCCGCCGGCATGCGGACGCTGACCCGGCGGCTGGCGCCGCACACGAAGAACGGTTTCTGCACCGTGCCCACGGTCGTCGGGTACCCGGAGCGACAGGTCAGCATGGACGCCGCGGAGCGGCCCGGCGGCGGCGAGCACGTGCCGGCCGCGACGTTCGGGGTCACCGGCACCGGGGCCGAGTTCGAGATCCTGTGGTACGACCTGGGCTGCGCCTCGGCGGCGGGCAACGAGACCGTGGCGCTGCCGTACGGCGAACTCGACGACCTGCTGCAGCCGAAGTTCCTGACGATGCTGGGCCGGGCGGCGCCGCCGGCCACCTCTCCGGCACCACCACCGTCGACCTCGGGGCAGGGAGGCACGTACACGAACTCCCGCTTCGGGTTCACCACGCAGGTGCCGCCGGGCTACACCGCGTCGTCGTGGACCCCGGAGAACGGCGAGGGGATGCGGTTCACCAACGCCGATCTCGACGCGACGATGACGGTGTGGGGAACCAATTCGGGAGGCCGCCGCCCGGCGGATCAGCTGGCCCAGCTGGTCGCTTCGGTGGAAGGGGACGGCGGCCGGGTGACTTTGCGCTCCGCCGACGCCGACGGGTACACGGCTTCCGGCTACCAGGGCGACGGCCGGATCTTCTACGAGCACGAGTCCATCGGGACCGGTTCGACGGCCGGGCTGCGCTGGGTCTACCCGGCCGCCCACAAGGCGGAGCTCGACAAGCCCGTCACCGATACGGTGAAAGCCTTCCGGCCCGGGGATCTCTCCCGGCCGCACTGACCGCGCCCGGCCGGCGTGACCGGCTTCAGCGGGACCGGCCGCCGCGGGCAACGGGACGGGCCGGACAGTGTCCATGGTCCCCCGCCGGCCGTGACCCAGGACCCTAGGGCGAGGGGCCTTCCCGGCGCAGCCTGGAGCGGTGACCCCTGCCTTGCTCGTCGACGGCCTGTCCAAGCGCTATGGACGGGTCCTCGCCGTGGACGGGGTCGGCTTCGAGGTCGCCGAGGGCGAGATCTTCGGCCTGGTCGGGCCGAACGGCTCCGGGAAGACGACGACCGCGGAGTGCGTGCAGGGCCTGCGCCGCCCGGACTCGGGCCGGGTGCGGATCTTCGGTGTCGACCCGCACGACCAGCCCGGCCGGATGGCCCGGCTGGTGGGTACGCAGCTGCAGGACTCCACGTTGCCGGACCGGATCCGGGTCGGGGAAGCACTGCACCTGTTCGCTTCGCTCGCCCCCGAACCGGTCGACGAAACCGAACTCCTGGAGCAGTGGGGGCTGGCGGACAAGCGGCGGGCCTCCTTCGCGAGCCTGTCCGGCGGCCAGAAGCAGCGCTTGTTCGTGGCGTTGGCGCTGGTGACCCGCCCGCGGCTGGTCTTCCTCGACGAAATGACCACCGGGCTGGATCCCGGAGCGCGGCGTGAGGCGTGGCGGCTGATCGGGCAGGCCCGCCGGAAGGGGGCGACGATCGTGCTGGTCACGCACTTCATGGACGAAGTCGAGCGGTTGTGCGACCGGGTGGCCGTGCTGGTCGACGGGCGGGTGATCGACATCGATACGCCTGCCGGCCTGATCACGCGGCACGGCGGCGGGATCTCGGTGCGATTCCCGGTGCCGAAGCCGGCCGGGCTCGACGCGCTGCGGCGGTTGCCGGGCGT
This genomic window from Amycolatopsis mongoliensis contains:
- a CDS encoding SMP-30/gluconolactonase/LRE family protein — encoded protein: MGRGQPATGQPAVVLEGFSYLECPRWHEGRLWVSDFYTERVVAVDSRGGTEVVAEVPGQPSGLGFLPDGRLLVVSMRDHRVLVRERSGRLAEHADLSGVVSGVLNDMVVDDRGRAWVGNFGFDLMGGAPLRYTTLTRVDPDGSVAVAAEDLGFPNGMVILPGGVLVVAETFAGRLTAFDIGEDGELSGRRVWAQFGQTPQTDDVEAAVQRLEVAPDGICADAEGAIWVADAVHNRVIRVQEGGRILDEIDAGTGVFACMLGGGDGRTLFLCAAPSFAEHERRPVREAQLLAVGVEVPHAGLP
- a CDS encoding LLM class flavin-dependent oxidoreductase, encoding MEVSCAFPTALDSPDNIVMAEELGYRRAWVYDTPQQSPDVWMTLALAAERTERIGLAPGVLVPSLRHPMVNAAATATLAALAPGRVAVSFGTGFTGRRAMGYRAITWSYMESYIRAYRGLLQGRVVEWEGAQMQMLHPGGHAPTRPVDVPILIGALGPKGHRVAKELGDGLYVTLQLPEFASEYSWVPYLVWGTVFDEGERTDTEHARQAAGPGWALAYHGAYEFGGASAVRALPGGPEWLDVVERTPPERRHLAVHSGHCVELGEADQAAWKAGGHTMVPDVTMSGTPARIRQRLAEAAARGVTEIVFQPCGPDIRAELERFLDAATT
- a CDS encoding MFS transporter; translated protein: MSDQSVSAPPLAADPATGRPAGPAQAAVLLLASCLSVLGAVLLAPVLPRIQDAFAGTPGVATLTPTVLTVPALVIGLTASITGRIVDRLGRKRLLVGALVVYAFVGTAPLWLSSLPLIVAGRVLVGLTEAAIMTCCTTLLADYFQGPRRERYFGLQTVCTTVAATVFFAVGGLLGSWGWRTPFWLYAVSLPLAFAAARVVWQPPQRTREKLPPLPWRGLLVPVAVTLAGGLVFYVLIVELSYVLDGIGVTSTATIGLVSAVGSLATAVAAALFPRVSRLGPAGTIPAAFVLCGLGILGLALAPSVPVVVLGAVVTGLGNGLMLPALLTWALGELTFAQRGRGTGIWTSALFIGQFAGPLLVLALTGAAGGLSPALLAVGGAALALAVVVRIVRPVRGTGARS
- a CDS encoding LysR family transcriptional regulator, with translation MNLARLDLNLLVALDALLQERSVTRAAERMGLSQPAVSAQLGRLRRHFHDDLLARAGNQYRLTPLAVQLKERVRVALSGAERVFAAEPDFDPASSTREFSMLMSDYGVAVLGPGIAARLAEEAPGTRLRFPANTPKMVDAAVHELVHTDLLVIPHGFVDDLPHQDLYRDEWVCLVAAGNTAVGESLTVGQLETMPWVVTYHGPTASTPAARQMRMLGIEPHVQVVTETFLTVPGLVAGTNRVALLQRRMADRVPAELGVRALPCPFEAAPLVEAMWWHPMYEDDPEHRYLRDVVLRAAAAVTGIDGVDEPLRQK
- a CDS encoding nitronate monooxygenase, translating into MSTDDSGTPRIIQGGMGVAISSWPLARAVSRTGQLGVVSGTALEIVCARRLQQGDPGGHVRRALERFPLPGAAERILRTFYVPAGKAPAAGYRPVPRFTLNPANALRELTVAANFVEVFLAKENHDGLIGINYLRKIELPIPFACYGAMLAGVDHVLMGAGNPADLPLILSRLARHEPVSLPVRVQGATSADGDFAVHFDPRDLAIEDRPELRRPRFDAIVASVDLATGLAGDPATRPDGFVVEGYTAGGHNAPPRGPRRLDELGQPRYDDRDVVEPREMAGIGLPFWMAGSYGTPAGLARAVAGGAAGVQVGTAFALCRESGMDDDYKYRLLEQAARGQVDVRTDGRDSPTGFPFKVAQLAGTLSDEQVYADRQRVCDLGVLRSAYRKPDGTIGYRCPSEPTAVYERHGGRLANTVGRRCLCNALLATAGFAQQRPGGYREPAIVTTGVDYTAVRDLLARVPAGERTYTAQDVVTYLLGD
- a CDS encoding outer membrane protein assembly factor BamB family protein, with product MRRTLVIVTCLAVTAAGCGGTDGHPMPASSGTGSAAQPPTSAEPAAETADPPTAFDAGAAVALPDGALRANAAGNVTSTFLTLRDRTGYVVTPTSMNAVDVLTGKQKWTVPVERQPGDPNNQSGPFVNTTGPRPPAVAGGLAVAAVPVVIPEKGTTPAAIALSVVAADPEKGTKTWQADIQVSDSQYADAGNAVTQVVAVTGKAVIARYSRQDEEHVTVALDPASGRTLWERKDYDAGSVHGDILVGTDYNVAENSSMTQATALDLVTGQQKWVGAAKSSGLTLIPADPALVVLTRTDYGSGDSSLLFLDPATGAEKLKLEGEKEFGSLPYGDCFYDEQSVLVCQSSGVLTGYDAKTAGKLWALPDQASNRVAPVLTAVWHGALYGVTQGGRPIVLDAKTGKDLSVDDVGAAPVLVSKYAGITVDKQRGMPVAYPVKK
- a CDS encoding protein kinase domain-containing protein, giving the protein MNDTWHVPGYAEVDVLGTGGFGRVVLAKHEASGKMAAIKYLRADFLGDARIVDGFRREAWLLSGVRSRHVVRLFDFVETPQGAALVMEAVPGVSLRALLVAENVLAPEAALAILKGSLLGLADAHAVGVVHRDYKPGNVLVSREGESKLVDFGLATLDGHNGLTAGSPAYMAPEQWAGRPGLPATDVYAATCVFYQCITGHRPFEADTSEQLRALHGAAPVPLEVVPEALRPLIARGMAKDPAWRPATADAFVAELEAVAREAYGKNWEKRGWKRLATSAAALTALTPLALLTAAGTAAAPVAAAGAGAGVTAAGTGTGVTAAMVGKVAAAVAIAGGLVAGGLVVFQGGDDPPAPPAALSVAVQTLSGRDQALPVSYELQYPQVSGGPDAAVRQRINDALRAPVDKRLKSVRDTVADPSTLEQIRQEGETPAMHTSARVLLQTPRLLSVRYEHGLDSDVLGHTTWRFPEALSVDLTTGQVLGPADVFRPEVLTAAGMRTLTRRLAPHTKNGFCTVPTVVGYPERQVSMDAAERPGGGEHVPAATFGVTGTGAEFEILWYDLGCASAAGNETVALPYGELDDLLQPKFLTMLGRAAPPATSPAPPPSTSGQGGTYTNSRFGFTTQVPPGYTASSWTPENGEGMRFTNADLDATMTVWGTNSGGRRPADQLAQLVASVEGDGGRVTLRSADADGYTASGYQGDGRIFYEHESIGTGSTAGLRWVYPAAHKAELDKPVTDTVKAFRPGDLSRPH
- a CDS encoding ABC transporter ATP-binding protein, which gives rise to MTPALLVDGLSKRYGRVLAVDGVGFEVAEGEIFGLVGPNGSGKTTTAECVQGLRRPDSGRVRIFGVDPHDQPGRMARLVGTQLQDSTLPDRIRVGEALHLFASLAPEPVDETELLEQWGLADKRRASFASLSGGQKQRLFVALALVTRPRLVFLDEMTTGLDPGARREAWRLIGQARRKGATIVLVTHFMDEVERLCDRVAVLVDGRVIDIDTPAGLITRHGGGISVRFPVPKPAGLDALRRLPGVSGVSVGDGLVEVRGTGRSLTALGHFLSTHGAADAELQVRQPGLEDVYLELVAGARKARA